The proteins below come from a single Streptococcus hyointestinalis genomic window:
- a CDS encoding YdcF family protein: protein MIIFAITLLIFLISYRIERRNLWIGVAFIGLLFGLLALVWSSFSFQDYPILYMIIGFLFLVAFILLSVGPLIFIVVCLYNGSRLLQREGTKLTNFLSFGLGLGILTYLFILPVVIASFRTPTLFYILYVYMGGILTYLFLIIALYTLASFLNVINLGKRKLDYIVVLGAGLMGEEVTPLLASRLNKGIALLKKHPNSQLIVSGGQGADEVVSEAQAMANYAIRQGVPQESIILENRSRNTYENIAFSHELMRENSSFALVTNYYHVFRALLLAKGQSIKCIGYGAKTKFYFSLNAFIREFIGYMVMTKKRHIILISLYTILYISLFILDILIRR from the coding sequence GTGATTATCTTTGCTATCACGCTGCTTATCTTTTTAATCAGCTACCGTATAGAGCGACGTAATCTCTGGATAGGTGTGGCTTTTATCGGGCTCTTGTTTGGGCTGTTGGCTCTTGTTTGGTCGTCTTTTTCCTTCCAAGATTACCCGATACTGTATATGATTATCGGCTTTCTCTTTCTTGTAGCCTTTATCCTTCTCTCTGTGGGACCGTTGATTTTTATCGTGGTTTGTCTCTACAATGGCAGTCGCCTTCTTCAGCGTGAGGGCACCAAGCTGACCAATTTTCTATCATTTGGTTTAGGGCTTGGCATTTTGACTTATCTCTTTATCCTGCCTGTTGTTATCGCAAGCTTTAGAACACCGACGCTCTTTTATATCCTCTATGTCTACATGGGTGGGATATTGACCTATCTCTTTCTCATCATCGCACTCTATACCTTGGCAAGTTTTCTAAATGTCATCAATCTTGGCAAACGCAAGCTCGACTACATCGTGGTGCTGGGTGCAGGTTTGATGGGAGAAGAAGTCACGCCGCTTCTTGCCAGTCGTCTGAACAAGGGCATTGCTCTTTTGAAAAAGCACCCTAACAGTCAGCTCATCGTCTCGGGTGGGCAAGGGGCAGATGAGGTCGTCTCTGAAGCGCAAGCTATGGCGAACTACGCTATACGGCAAGGCGTTCCTCAAGAATCAATCATCCTAGAAAATCGCTCTAGAAACACCTATGAAAATATCGCCTTTTCCCATGAACTGATGAGAGAAAATAGTAGTTTTGCGCTTGTAACCAATTATTACCATGTCTTTCGAGCTCTGCTATTAGCCAAAGGTCAAAGTATCAAATGTATCGGCTACGGCGCTAAAACCAAGTTTTATTTCAGCCTAAACGCTTTCATTCGAGAGTTTATTGGCTATATGGTGATGACCAAGAAGCGCCACATCATCCTTATCAGCCTCTACACTATCCTCTATATCAGTCTTTTCATTCTTGATATACTCATACGACGCTAA
- a CDS encoding IS110 family transposase: MRAVFGIDVSKASSEVAILVNGEKVHGYTMSNDALGFARLLGDLRTVHKPEIIFEATGVYSRRLQAFPEDNGYAYTRLNPLEAKKQLDSLRARKTDQIDAEKLAQSQFALNRKPTYVQEEVYQNLRDLSRFYQNLTEDIVRTKNRLHKVLQVTFPEMENILSTPTGEQYWNLVVAFPCKDFVLDLSKDELSKSIRLSTLKRISDKRVAYLAEKLTALANQSYCAVKKTSPIMEEVRYYAKELLRLSEQRQAVLDEMVELAQPLPEYDILLSIPGIAETTATSIIGELGNIRRFQSANQINAFIGIDLRHYESGNFIAKEHITKRGNPYARKILFKCIHNIASASHTNPCHIADFYEKRKRQSQTTSTKPHTIASIHRLIRTMYYLITHNKLYDYTLTQNQ; the protein is encoded by the coding sequence ATGCGTGCAGTTTTTGGGATTGATGTGAGTAAGGCAAGTTCAGAAGTGGCCATTCTAGTCAATGGTGAGAAAGTTCACGGCTATACCATGTCCAATGACGCCTTAGGCTTTGCTCGGCTACTTGGCGATTTGAGAACCGTCCATAAGCCAGAAATCATCTTTGAAGCAACAGGTGTTTATTCTCGTCGGCTTCAGGCTTTTCCTGAAGATAATGGCTACGCTTATACACGGTTAAATCCTCTAGAAGCTAAGAAGCAACTTGACAGCTTACGTGCCCGTAAAACAGACCAAATCGACGCTGAAAAATTGGCGCAATCTCAGTTTGCACTAAATCGTAAACCGACTTATGTCCAAGAAGAGGTCTACCAAAATCTGCGAGATTTAAGCCGATTCTATCAAAATCTCACAGAGGACATAGTCCGAACCAAAAACCGTCTCCACAAGGTCTTACAGGTCACTTTTCCAGAGATGGAAAATATCTTATCCACGCCAACTGGTGAACAATACTGGAACTTAGTCGTAGCCTTTCCTTGCAAGGACTTCGTACTTGATTTAAGCAAGGATGAACTCTCAAAGAGCATCCGTCTGTCCACTTTAAAACGGATTTCTGACAAGCGTGTGGCTTACTTAGCAGAGAAGCTGACAGCACTAGCCAATCAATCTTATTGTGCCGTCAAGAAAACCTCTCCAATCATGGAAGAGGTGCGTTACTATGCAAAAGAATTGCTTAGACTTTCTGAACAGAGACAAGCAGTCTTAGACGAAATGGTGGAACTAGCTCAACCTTTACCAGAGTATGACATTCTGCTTTCTATTCCTGGTATCGCTGAGACTACTGCAACAAGTATTATTGGTGAACTTGGAAATATTCGCCGTTTTCAGTCTGCCAATCAAATCAATGCCTTTATCGGTATTGACCTAAGACACTATGAATCTGGAAACTTCATCGCTAAGGAACACATTACCAAGCGTGGCAACCCCTACGCTAGAAAGATTCTGTTCAAGTGCATTCACAATATCGCTTCAGCCAGTCATACCAACCCTTGCCATATCGCAGACTTTTATGAGAAACGAAAAAGGCAATCGCAAACGACTTCAACCAAGCCACACACGATTGCCTCCATACACCGTCTCATTCGGACAATGTATTACCTCATTACGCATAACAAACTTTATGATTACACTTTAACCCAAAATCAGTAA